One region of Zingiber officinale cultivar Zhangliang chromosome 7B, Zo_v1.1, whole genome shotgun sequence genomic DNA includes:
- the LOC122005594 gene encoding leucine-rich repeat extensin-like protein 4 gives MKKRGRRLSELCCFVFLFSIYLAAAPAAAESEVGWHGLEDADAGLLRRRQLLYYVDEYGDRGEGVSVDPSFHFDNPRLRDAYVALQAWKQAILSDPYNFTGNWVGPNVCSYSGVFCAPLPCNSSLTVVAGIDLNHADIAGYLPEELGLLTDLALFHINSNRFCGTVPHEFCKLTRLFEIDLSNNRFAGKFPRVLLELPALKFLDIRFNEFEGGVPRELFDKPLDAIFINHNRFVFDIPDNIGNSLVSVIVLADNRFGGCLPASLGNMSNTLNEIILMNNGLRSCLPSEIGLLRKLTVFDISFNQLLGPLPEEISGMTDLEQLDVAHNLLSGDIPEAICELPHLQNFTYSYNFFTGEPPPCLKVQSFDDRRNCLPKRPWQRSAKQCRSFLSHPVDCSTFRCKPFVPELPPPPPPSPPPPSPHPPIYFPPHSPPPPSPPPPSPSPPSLPPPSPSPPPPSPPPPSPPPPSPPPPSPPPPSPPPPSPPPPSPPPPSPPPPSPPPPSPPPPSPPPPSPPPPSPPPPPPPNSPPPPPLYYYSPLPPPNLPPLPVYHYGSPPPPNLGPLPVYHYGSPPPPTLYPPPPKLNYEAPLPPVVGVKYASPPPPPLY, from the coding sequence ATGAAGAAGAGAGGTAGAAGATTGTCGGAGCTGTGCTGCTTCGTCTTCCTTTTCTCGATCTACTTAGCGGCTGCGCCGGCGGCGGCGGAGTCGGAGGTTGGTTGGCATGGCCTCGAGGATGCCGATGCCGGACTCTTACGGCGGCGGCAGCTTCTGTACTACGTCGACGAGTACGGCGACCGCGGCGAGGGAGTGAGCGTCGACCCCTCCTTCCACTTCGACAACCCCCGCCTCCGCGACGCCTATGTCGCGCTTCAGGCGTGGAAGCAGGCTATTCTCTCTGACCCCTACAACTTCACCGGCAACTGGGTGGGACCCAACGTCTGCTCCTATTCAGGCGTCTTCTGCGCTCCGCTTCCCTGCAACAGTTCGCTCACCGTCGTCGCCGGCATCGACCTAAACCACGCCGACATTGCGGGGTACCTCCCGGAGGAGCTCGGCCTACTTACGGATCTCGCACTCTTCCACATCAACTCCAACCGCTTCTGCGGCACTGTCCCGCACGAGTTCTGCAAGCTGACTCGCCTCTTCGAGATTGATCTGAGCAACAACCGCTTCGCCGGTAAGTTCCCTCGGGTGCTCCTCGAGCTTCCTGCGCTCAAGTTTCTTGACATACGGTTCAACGAGTTCGAGGGCGGCGTGCCCCGCGAGCTCTTTGACAAGCCGCTCGATGCCATCTTCATCAACCACAACAGGTTTGTGTTCGACATTCCGGACAATATCGGAAACTCGCTGGTGTCCGTCATCGTTCTGGCCGACAACAGGTTCGGAGGATGTCTCCCGGCTAGCCTTGGCAATATGTCGAACACCTTGAACGAGATCATCCTGATGAATAATGGGCTCCGGTCCTGCCTCCCGTCCGAGATTGGCCTGCTCAGGAAGCTCACGGTGTTTGACATCAGCTTCAACCAGCTGCTGGGGCCTCTGCCGGAGGAGATCAGCGGCATGACTGACCTCGAGCAGCTCGACGTTGCGCATAATCTGTTGTCAGGAGACATCCCAGAGGCCATCTGCGAGCTTCCACACCTGCAGAATTTTACTTACTCCTACAATTTCTTCACTGGCGAGCCACCGCCGTGCTTAAAAGTTCAGTCTTTCGATGATAGGAGGAATTGCCTGCCGAAACGGCCGTGGCAGCGGTCGGCGAAGCAGTGCAGATCGTTCTTGTCGCACCCGGTGGATTGTAGTACGTTCCGTTGCAAGCCATTCGTGCCCGAGcttcctccacctcctcctccatcCCCGCCCCCGCCATCTCCGCATCCACCAATTTACTTTCCGCCACATTCACCGCCTCCACCATCTCCACCGCCGCCATCTCCATCTCCACCATCTCTGCCGCCGCCATCTCCTTCTCCACCTCCACCATCTCCGCCTCCACCATCTCCCCCGCctccttctccacctccgccaTCCCCGCCTCCACCATCTCCACCGCCGCCGTCTCCACCTCCGCCATCCCCACCTCCACCGTCTCCACCGCCTCCTTCTCCTCCACCCCCATCTCCACCGCCACCGTCGCCCCCACCCCCTTCCCCACCTCCTCCGTCGCCCCCACCACCTCCACCGCCTAATTCACCACCTCCACCGCCCCTGTATTACTACTCTCCGCTTCCGCCACCTAATTTACCTCCACTGCCGGTTTACCACTACGGATCACCGCCGCCACCTAATTTAGGTCCGCTGCCGGTTTACCACTACGGATCACCGCCACCACCCACGTTATATCCCCCGCCTCCAAAACTTAATTACGAAGCTCCATTGCCACCCGTTGTTGGAGTCAAATACGCATCTCCCCCTCCTCCTCCACTCTATTAA